One Ezakiella massiliensis genomic window, GAATTGCTTGTGTGGGTCTATTCGGCCTAAAGGTTGGTAATAAAGAATTTGTAAAAGCGAAGGATGCTATATCACTCGGATTAGACCTTCAAGGTGGGGTTTATGTTCTACTTGAAGCACAAACTGATGCTACAGGCAATGAACTAACCAGAATTATGGAGCAGTCAAAGGCTGTTATTCAACAAAGAGTAGATGGTCTTGGACTTAGTGAACCCAACATTGCTATTGAAGGTGGCAATAGAATAAGAGTTGAATTAGCAGGAGTTAAAGATGCTGAAGAAGCTATGGAGCTTATTGGCAAGACTGCACAATTAGCTTTTGTAGATCCAGACGGTAAGACTGTTCTTACAGGTAAAAATGTTGTTGAATCTATGGTTCAATATACAGATGATCCTGTTAAGGGACAAGTACCAGTTGTTAGCTTGGAATTTGATAAAGAAGGTTCAGATTTATTTTATGAGGCAACTCAAAGACTTGCCGCAGAAACAGAGCCACAAAAGAAACTACTCTTTATTGTTTTAGATAATGAAGTTATTTCATCACCTATAGTTCAAACTCCAATTAGTGGTGGCAAAGCTCAAATTAGTGGTGAAAATATGTCTATTGATGAAGCTGCTAAATTAGCAACACTTATCAAGGCTGGGGCACTTCCTGTACCACTTGAAGAATTAACAAGCTCAGTTATAGGACCTACATTAGGTCTGGATGCTTATGAAAAATCAATTTTAGCAATTTGCATTTCATTGATTGCAATCATGATTATTATGTTGATTTTATATAAGGCTTTATCAATCCCAGCTATAATTGGTTTAACTGTATACACAGAAATACTTGTTATTTTCTATCTATTATTAGATGTTAAACTAACCTTACCAGGCATTGCAGGTTTGATTTTATCTATCGGTATGGCAGTTGATACAAACGTTGTTATTTTCGAAAGAATCAGAGAAGAATTGAAGATTGGTAAAACACCTGAAGCTGCAATAAACGCAGGTCATCATAGGGCTTTATCATCTGTTATTGACTCAAACGTAACTACATTTATAGCAGGACTTGTTCTTTATAAATTTGGTGTAGCATCAATCAAAGGCTTTGGTATTACATTAATGCTAGGTATTGTAGCATCAATGGTTACGGGAGTTCTATTGTCAAGATTGATTCTAAAGTTAATGACTGGATTCATTAAGACAAAGAATCCAAAGGTATGGGGAGCATAGGAGGTTTATTATGGATTTTATTAAAAACAGAAAAATATTTTATGTTATCTCAGCTCTATTTATATTAACAGGAATCGTCTTCTATTTTATAAATGGATTCAACTATGGTATTGACTTTACAGGTGGTACTGTATTTGAAATACATGCTGACAGTCAATTGGATTCAGATGAGCTGATGTCAATTTTTAAACCACTTGATAATACCTCATCAGTAGTATATTCAGGTGAACAGAAGCAAACTGCAATTGTAAAAAGCACAAAAGATTTTAATTCAAAAGAAGTTGCAGATATAAAAAATCAACTAAAAGAAAAGTTTGGTATTGAAAAAGAAAAAATTTCCAACGATACAACAGGCGCAACTATGGGACGTGAAACTAGACAAAAAGCATTAACCTCAATTTTAATTGCTGGTGCTTTGATGCTAGTTTATATCACAATTAGATTTGAATTTAAATTTGGATTAGCTTCAGTATGTGCTTTGTTGCATGACGTTTTGGTAACTCTTGCTTGCTATTCAATCTTCCAACTACCATTTAACTCGAGCTTAATTGCTGCTATTTTAACAATAGTTGGTTATTCTATCAATGCTACAATTATCATATTTGATAGAATTAGAGAAGAAAAGAAGTTTATGAATGGTCGTACAATTGAACAAGTTATCAATGAATCTATTAATAAGACTTTAAGACGTACTATTATTACAACCGTTACAACAGTTCTAGCTGTAGTTACTTTGTATTATGTAGGTGTTGAAGCTGTTAAGATCTTAGCATTACCATTATTGATTGGTTTGCTTGCTGGCTCTTATTCATCATTGTTCTTAGCATCTAGTTTCTGGTACGACTTTAGCAAGAAAAGCTTTAAAAAGTAGACTAAAAATTAAAAAAGTGTTACAATAAGGGTGAGCCTATGCTCATCCTTATTTTATTTTTATTTTTATAATTTATTATTTTTATTTAAGAGGGGACAATATGGAGAAATGGTTTATAAAACAAAAGCATAGAGAAAAATTTCCGAAAACTTCTTTAGACTTACTTACTAAAACTAAATTACAAATTTTATATAACCGTGATATTGTTGATATTAAAGATATTGAAGATTACATTACTGTGCCAGATACACTTTTAAATGATATAAACACTATGAAAAATTATGATATTCTAAAAAGTTATATTGATAAGGCTGTGGAAGAAAATTTAAAGGTATATATTGTTGGTGATTATGACGTTGATGGGATTATGTGCACTTCAATATTTATTAAAACTTTTACTGAACTAGGTATAGATGTTTCTTATAAAATTCCTCATAGGGTTGAAGATGGATACGGAATTAATAGTACTATGGTTAAGGATATTGTAAATGAAGGCGGAGATTTAATAATTACATGTGACAATGGTGTTCAAGCCTTTGATGCTGCGAATAAAGCTAAAGAGTTAGGGATAGATTTAATAATCACAGATCACCATCAAATTAAAAGTGAAGATGGAAATGATATATTACCTAATGCAGTAGCTGTAATTGATCCATTAAGAAGGGATTGCAACTATCCTTTTAAAGATTTATGTGGGGCGGGTATTGTCTTTAAAATCTGTGTAGATCTTTTGAAAGAATATAATAAGCTATCTGAAGATTTATATGATGAATTAATTTCTCTTGCAGCTTTTGCCACAGTTTGTGATGTAGTTAATTTAATAGGTGAAAACAGGTATATTGCAACGAAGGGTATTCTGGCCTTAAGAAGAACAAAAAATATCGGACTGAATTCTTTAATAGAAGTATCAGCTATTAATAAAAATCAAATTGACACTTACCATCTTGGTTTTATTTTAGGCCCTAGATTTAATGCAAGTGGTAGGTTAGATACCGCAAGTTTGGGTATAGAATTATTAATTACAAATGATAGTATTAAAGCTGATTCAATTGCAATGGAACTTAATGAACTTAATGAAGAGCGGAAGTCTATGACTGAAGATGCCTTAAAAAAAGTTCTTACAAATATTAATCCAGGTAATCTTAATGATTTTATTGTTGAATATGTAAAGGGGACCCATGAATCTGTTGCTGGTATTGTTGCAGGTCGAGTTAAAGAAAGGTTTAATAGGCCTACAATAGTTTTAACAGATGCAAAAAATGGTTTAAAAGGGTCTGGCAGATCTATTGATAATTTCAATATGTTTAAAGCTATTTCTGCTTGTAGTTCTTACTTGGATAAGTTTGGTGGCCACGAAATGGCAGCAGGTATTTCAATGCAAGAAGCTAACTTAGAAGAATTTAAATTGGCTCTTAACCAATATGCTAAGGATAATGAAATTGACCTTAGCCGGGAGATTTCAGTTGATGCCTTATTTCCTATAGCCTTGGTTGACCTAAGATTATTGGATATGATTAATTCATTTAGGCCATTTGGTAAGGGTAATCCAGACCCTTTATTTGCAGATAGGAATTTAACTTTAAAAAACTTCAGAGTTTTTGGAAAGAACAAAAATGTTATTAAATTAGAGTTTGTTACGAATGTTAATACCCCAAGAGAAGCTGTTTTATTTCAAGATGAAGATATATTTTTACAATTTATAAAAGATAATTATAATAATGATATTGCTTATTTATTGAACAATGGAAAAATTACTATGGACATTGTTTATTATCCAAAACTCAATGAGTTTAGGGGTATTAAAAATGTCGATGTTGTTATAACAAATTACAGAATTGCGAGGTGATAATATGATAGATAATTTATTAAAATCAATTGAGAGCTATAATCCAGATTTTGATAGGGATTTAGTTATAAAGGCTTTTGAATATGCTAATAGCCATCACGAAGGACAAAAGAGGAAAAGTGGTGAGCCATATATAATCCATCCAGTTGCAGTTGCAGAGATTTTAGCAAGTCTTAATATGGATACTGCGACTATTTGCGCTGGACTCCTTCATGATACAATTGAAGACACCTCTGCTACCTATGAAGATATTCAAGAAAAATTTGGAACTGATATTGCAAATTTAGTTGAAGGCGTAACAAAAATTAAATCTATCAATTATCAATCTGGTGAAGAATCACAAGCTGAAAATATTAGAAAACTTGTTCTAGCAATGAGTAAGGATATTAGGGTCGTTATAGTAAAACTAGCAGACAGACTTCATAACTTAAGAACTCTAGAATATATGACTGATGAAAAGAGGCAAAGAATTGCCAGAGAAACCTTGGATATTTACGCTCCTTTAGCTCATAGGCTAGGTATATCTAGAATTAAGTGGGAACTTGAAGATCTTTGCCTTAGACATATAGACCCAGATACTTATTATGATTTAGTTGATAAGGTCAACAAAAAAAGAGCTGAAAGAGAATATCAAATTGAGAATATAATTGATCAGCTTAAAGAAAAGCTTGATGAACAAAACCTTAAATATTATATAGAGGGCAGACCAAAGAGTTTCTATTCCATTTATAAAAAAATGAAAGATCAGAATAAGTCATTTGAATCTATATATGACCTTACGGCTGTTAGAATAATCGTTGATACAGTTAACGAGTGCTATACTGCTCTTGGAGTTGTCCATGCTAACTGGAAGCCAATCCCAGGAAGATTCAAGGATTACATTGCTATGCCTAAGCCAAATATGTATCAATCGCTTCATACTACTGTTATGAGTGATGAAGGAGATGTCTTTGAAGTTCAAATTAGGACTTGGGATATGCATAAAACTGCTGAGTACGGTATTGCTGCTCACTGGATGTATAAAGAAAATCTAAAAAATGTAAATTTTGACTCTAATCTAAAATGGTTAAAGCAATTAATGGAATGGCAATCTGATTTAACAGATCCAAAAGACTTTATAGAAACATTAAAGGTGGATTTTTTCAACGATGAAGTTTTTGCTTTTACACCAAACGGAGATGTCGTAGACCTACCTCAAGGTGCTACACCTGTTGACTTTGCATATAGAGTCCATACTGATGTTGGCAATAAATGTATTGGAGCTAAGGTTGATGGGAAGATTGTTCCATTAAATTATAAGTTGGAAAATGGAAATATCGTTGAGATTATAACATCTAAAAATTTAGTAGGTCCAAGTAGAGACTGGTTAAAGTTTGTTAAGAGTAATAGGGCTAGGGGAAAAATTAAATCCTGGTTTAGATCTATTGATAAGGAAGAAAATACAGCTCTAGGCAAAGAAATGCTTTGGAATGAATTAAAGAATTTAAATATTGATGTTCATGAAGCACTTAGCAAAGAAAACATTAAAGATGTTCTAGATTATTTTTCTACAAATGAAATTGATGATTTATATCATTCAATTGGTTATGGCAACTTAAAGCTAGCAAATGTTGTTAATAAAATTAGATTGCAAGTTCAGGATATACTTCCTAAACACAATATACCTAAGGAATTTAACCCAACCAAAGAACATTTTTCTAAATCTCAAAGTTCAATTATAGTAGATGATATTCCTGGTCTAAAAGTAAGAATTTCAAAATGCTGTAATCCTCTTCCAGGCGATAGCATTATTGGATTTGTAACTAAAGGTCATGGAGTAAGTGTCCACAGGGCTGACTGTCCAAATGCCAACGAGCTTAAAAACCGTCTATCAGAAATTTCCGTTAGATGGAGTAATGAAATTGATGGAGCTTTTATTAGCAATATTGAGGTTAGAGCTACTGATAGAGTAGGTTTATTAAGTGAAGTGGCTGGATTTATGAGAGAACAAAATGCTCAACTTAAAGGATTAAATGCAAAAGTTGAGGATAATGGTGCAGCTACTATCTCTATGACTATTAAAGTAGACAATAAGGGTGAGTTAAACGATCTACTAAGAGATTTAAAACAAATCCCTTCAGTTTTAGATGCTTATAGGAAGATAAACTAATGATTGCAGTTTTACAAAGATGTGACGCTGTAAAGTGCATTATAGATGGGAAAATTAAAAGTGAGACTAACAATAAAACTTTACTTGTGCTGTTGGGAGTAAAAAATGACGATAGCCAAGAGGATGTTGATTTTATTGTTAGAAAAATACCTGAGTTAAGGTTGTTTTCAGATGAAAATGGTAAAATTAATTTAAGTGCTAAAGATGTAGGAGCTAGTTTATTTGTAGTTAGTCAGTTTACCTTGTATGCAAGATGCAGAAAAGGGAGGCGACCTAACTTTATGGATGCTGCAGGGGCCGAGCTTGGAGAA contains:
- the secD gene encoding protein translocase subunit SecD; this translates as MNKKSIISFIIIVAIVLGIACVGLFGLKVGNKEFVKAKDAISLGLDLQGGVYVLLEAQTDATGNELTRIMEQSKAVIQQRVDGLGLSEPNIAIEGGNRIRVELAGVKDAEEAMELIGKTAQLAFVDPDGKTVLTGKNVVESMVQYTDDPVKGQVPVVSLEFDKEGSDLFYEATQRLAAETEPQKKLLFIVLDNEVISSPIVQTPISGGKAQISGENMSIDEAAKLATLIKAGALPVPLEELTSSVIGPTLGLDAYEKSILAICISLIAIMIIMLILYKALSIPAIIGLTVYTEILVIFYLLLDVKLTLPGIAGLILSIGMAVDTNVVIFERIREELKIGKTPEAAINAGHHRALSSVIDSNVTTFIAGLVLYKFGVASIKGFGITLMLGIVASMVTGVLLSRLILKLMTGFIKTKNPKVWGA
- the secF gene encoding protein translocase subunit SecF; translation: MDFIKNRKIFYVISALFILTGIVFYFINGFNYGIDFTGGTVFEIHADSQLDSDELMSIFKPLDNTSSVVYSGEQKQTAIVKSTKDFNSKEVADIKNQLKEKFGIEKEKISNDTTGATMGRETRQKALTSILIAGALMLVYITIRFEFKFGLASVCALLHDVLVTLACYSIFQLPFNSSLIAAILTIVGYSINATIIIFDRIREEKKFMNGRTIEQVINESINKTLRRTIITTVTTVLAVVTLYYVGVEAVKILALPLLIGLLAGSYSSLFLASSFWYDFSKKSFKK
- the recJ gene encoding single-stranded-DNA-specific exonuclease RecJ, giving the protein MEKWFIKQKHREKFPKTSLDLLTKTKLQILYNRDIVDIKDIEDYITVPDTLLNDINTMKNYDILKSYIDKAVEENLKVYIVGDYDVDGIMCTSIFIKTFTELGIDVSYKIPHRVEDGYGINSTMVKDIVNEGGDLIITCDNGVQAFDAANKAKELGIDLIITDHHQIKSEDGNDILPNAVAVIDPLRRDCNYPFKDLCGAGIVFKICVDLLKEYNKLSEDLYDELISLAAFATVCDVVNLIGENRYIATKGILALRRTKNIGLNSLIEVSAINKNQIDTYHLGFILGPRFNASGRLDTASLGIELLITNDSIKADSIAMELNELNEERKSMTEDALKKVLTNINPGNLNDFIVEYVKGTHESVAGIVAGRVKERFNRPTIVLTDAKNGLKGSGRSIDNFNMFKAISACSSYLDKFGGHEMAAGISMQEANLEEFKLALNQYAKDNEIDLSREISVDALFPIALVDLRLLDMINSFRPFGKGNPDPLFADRNLTLKNFRVFGKNKNVIKLEFVTNVNTPREAVLFQDEDIFLQFIKDNYNNDIAYLLNNGKITMDIVYYPKLNEFRGIKNVDVVITNYRIAR
- a CDS encoding bifunctional (p)ppGpp synthetase/guanosine-3',5'-bis(diphosphate) 3'-pyrophosphohydrolase, coding for MIDNLLKSIESYNPDFDRDLVIKAFEYANSHHEGQKRKSGEPYIIHPVAVAEILASLNMDTATICAGLLHDTIEDTSATYEDIQEKFGTDIANLVEGVTKIKSINYQSGEESQAENIRKLVLAMSKDIRVVIVKLADRLHNLRTLEYMTDEKRQRIARETLDIYAPLAHRLGISRIKWELEDLCLRHIDPDTYYDLVDKVNKKRAEREYQIENIIDQLKEKLDEQNLKYYIEGRPKSFYSIYKKMKDQNKSFESIYDLTAVRIIVDTVNECYTALGVVHANWKPIPGRFKDYIAMPKPNMYQSLHTTVMSDEGDVFEVQIRTWDMHKTAEYGIAAHWMYKENLKNVNFDSNLKWLKQLMEWQSDLTDPKDFIETLKVDFFNDEVFAFTPNGDVVDLPQGATPVDFAYRVHTDVGNKCIGAKVDGKIVPLNYKLENGNIVEIITSKNLVGPSRDWLKFVKSNRARGKIKSWFRSIDKEENTALGKEMLWNELKNLNIDVHEALSKENIKDVLDYFSTNEIDDLYHSIGYGNLKLANVVNKIRLQVQDILPKHNIPKEFNPTKEHFSKSQSSIIVDDIPGLKVRISKCCNPLPGDSIIGFVTKGHGVSVHRADCPNANELKNRLSEISVRWSNEIDGAFISNIEVRATDRVGLLSEVAGFMREQNAQLKGLNAKVEDNGAATISMTIKVDNKGELNDLLRDLKQIPSVLDAYRKIN
- the dtd gene encoding D-aminoacyl-tRNA deacylase, yielding MIAVLQRCDAVKCIIDGKIKSETNNKTLLVLLGVKNDDSQEDVDFIVRKIPELRLFSDENGKINLSAKDVGASLFVVSQFTLYARCRKGRRPNFMDAAGAELGEELYNKVIQGLGSSGLEILTGEFGADMNLFFNNNGPVTIILDSRED